The region CAATCACCAAAATTTGAACACAATTCAAAATGCTATACATCTTTAAATTAAGTCACCCACGAAGCTGACTGCATAAGCTCATTTAGTGCACAGGGTAAAACACTGGACAAAATTCATAGGAGTTAGAAGGGCTTGTGATAAATTACATGGTATTCTTCCAAGGTAACACTCTCCCAAATAGAAACAAAAGGCTAATTGTGTTTCCAACTTTTGCTTTAACTTCTACATTTATAGTCAAGATTGCAAGTTTAAAAGATGCTTAATCATAAACCTGATAGCATAGTTGCtcattgttctgtttgtgtttagCAAGATGCCACATGAGCTCACTGTTGCTTGTAAATCTCAACATGCACATCTCACATTTGTATGGTAAAGCTGCAGTGTGGCCCACATCGATGTGTGCTTGAAGGTTTGCAATTTGCTCCGTAGAGTAATCGCAGTACTGGCACAAATAAATCTCCTGAGACGAGTGCAAGTTCAAGTGTTTGTCATATTCCGCCGTGTTGCAAAACCCCTTTCCGCAATCGTCGCACACGAATGGAAAGAATCGGGCATGTTCGATCGCTACGTGCCTGTTGACGTTGGCGAACAGCCGGCTCCTGTAGCCACAGGACTGACATATAAAGAAATTTCGGTCCCGGTCAAAGCTCACTTTACTCAGAAAGCCAGCTGCTCCATGAAGTCCATCTTCAGAGGTGTCATTCATCTCCATGAGGCTGTACGCATGTTCAGCAAGGACATGGCCATGCAACTCAGTAGCATCATCCGTACCGTACTCACAGAACTGGCAGAGGTACTCCTCATCGCCGTCGTGTTGCTGCAGGTGAAGATGGAGGTCACTGGTGCTGCAGAAGTGAATGTTGCACTGCTCACACCAGTACAGATACTCACCGATATGGGCATCTGCCACGTGTAACTCAAGCTCCTTGGGGTTTTCAGCACTGTGGCTGCATAGCTGACAAGCACTCGGCTCTTCCGTCTCGTGGGCCTGCAAGTGCTTGTGGAGCAGGCTGTACGTTAGGAATTCACGCTTGCAGACTGGGCAGACGTTAGACAGAGTGTCGGTGTGCCTGAGAATAACATGTTGCTTCAGCTCGAGCGGGTACTTGCTGTTGAAGTCGCAGTGCTCACAGCTGTAGAGTCCGTCGCAGGATGGTTTTCGCAGAGGCCACTTGTGCTGGTAAAGTATTCCCATGCAAGGAGATTTGTCCCGTCTCTCAGAACCATCACTAACTGAACTCTCTGTGGTATCATCTTGGTGTTTATTGGAGAGAGAAATGCTCTGTTCAGAGTGGTAGGTGTTAAATTTTCCATCTTGGTCATTAAAAAGGCTCCAGTTTTCAATCCCACACTGCCTCTTGTTAGTtcctttcaaaacagtgtttactGGCCTCACTGTCATGTACAGGTCTGAAAAGCAAACAGGAAATATTTTGATGTACTTAAAGACCTTATTTTGGAAATTAGTTCATTGCCCACACCCCCTAAACTTACAAGGACAAGATTTAAGAATTCCCCACCCTACAAAAGTCAGTTGCGATCATGGTGGAAAAGAAGATGATGTTTTAAGAAGTGAAAACTgcatggctttttagaacagtacAGAGTTTCTAGAGCTGTACACAATCTGTTGTTTACTGCGCAAACACACTGAAAATCAAGCATCTTTTACTCCAATCCTACTTTAATCCCTTTTTTATTTTACGCATTTCCCTCAAATTCTTACCACTAATCTACACACTGGGAGAAATTTACAGTCACTGATTAACCTACATGTCTTTGGCATGTGGAGTGACGGGAGAATTAGTacatggtcacaggcagagaacgtgcaaattccacacatcGACAAGATCGGGACTGAACCCAGACCATTGGCACTGTGAGGCAATGTAATACTACTGGCTATGTAATCGTGCCATTCTTCTAAAACAGGTTGCCATTCTGCAATAAACCTGGGCAGTACTCTGAAAGCCAAGCCTCGGTTGTCTCAAATCACACACAGTCAGTCACCACGATCCAAAGAACAGCTGACATTAGAAATCTAACCCAGCACGGTTCATTGTTACAAAGCAAGGATTGAGTGAGAAAGTTATGGGAAGGGGAGAAAGCAAATGTCTCTAAGGTTTCACTAGCTCAAGTGGCATGTTGTCATGACAACACCCTTTCCCTCAAAGTCGACAAAACTAAAGAGCAGGTCAATGACTTCAGGAAGTGGGTCAGTGGACTTGCTCCTATGTACATGAAGctgagagggttgagagcttcatgtTGCTAAGAGTGAACACTACCAACAGATCGTCCTGGTCCAATCACACAGCCAAGAAAtctcagcagtgcctctacttcgtCAGGAGGCTTACGATATTTGGCATGTCCCCACTGACCCTGACTATCAATGCACTGTAGAATACATCCCATCCAGATGCATCACGGCTTGGTACGGTAACTGCTCCACCCATaatcacaagaaactgcagagaatcgTGCTAAGCTGTGTCTACACCATGGAAACCTAACTGCCCTCCATGGACACTGCCTACACttgttgctgcctcagtaaagccaCCAGTATAACCAAAGATCCCACCTACCCCTGACAATCTCTCTTCTTCTCCCTAGCAGGAAGAAGTTGCAAAAGCCTAAATACAAGTATCACCTGATTCAAGGACTGCTTGTATAAGTCCACTGAATAATTCCCTAGTGCAATAAACTGGACCCGACCTCAGAATCTACCACATTATCTCCTTACACCCTATTATCTCCCCGCACTGCACTTCCTCAGTACTGTAGCACTCCACACTGTTATAATGAATTGATCTTTATGGACAGTATGCAAGAGAGGTTTTCCACTGCACCTCgctt is a window of Hemitrygon akajei chromosome 3, sHemAka1.3, whole genome shotgun sequence DNA encoding:
- the LOC140725669 gene encoding zinc finger protein 639-like, with the protein product MSESGKRKRRKSLNPSRYSGLDSTVEDERESSPEYCTHSNDSQDLYMTVRPVNTVLKGTNKRQCGIENWSLFNDQDGKFNTYHSEQSISLSNKHQDDTTESSVSDGSERRDKSPCMGILYQHKWPLRKPSCDGLYSCEHCDFNSKYPLELKQHVILRHTDTLSNVCPVCKREFLTYSLLHKHLQAHETEEPSACQLCSHSAENPKELELHVADAHIGEYLYWCEQCNIHFCSTSDLHLHLQQHDGDEEYLCQFCEYGTDDATELHGHVLAEHAYSLMEMNDTSEDGLHGAAGFLSKVSFDRDRNFFICQSCGYRSRLFANVNRHVAIEHARFFPFVCDDCGKGFCNTAEYDKHLNLHSSQEIYLCQYCDYSTEQIANLQAHIDVGHTAALPYKCEMCMLRFTSNSELMWHLAKHKQNNEQLCYQVYD